From Chryseobacterium tructae, one genomic window encodes:
- a CDS encoding thymidine kinase produces MFLENTINHSKQSGWMEVICGSMFSGKTEELIRRLRRAEMAGQNVEIFKPKLDIRYSEEDVVSHNQNKIRSTAVDNPNEILLLASNCDVVGIDEAQFFDESIVEISNQLANSGIRVVIAGLDMDFLGRPFGPMPNLMATAEYVTKVHAICKRTGNLANYSMRTSQGDNLVELGETESYEAVSRRVFIDEVLSKRK; encoded by the coding sequence ATGTTTTTAGAAAATACAATTAATCATTCCAAACAAAGTGGTTGGATGGAAGTGATTTGTGGCTCTATGTTTTCGGGTAAAACCGAGGAGTTGATCCGAAGATTACGTAGAGCAGAAATGGCAGGACAGAATGTGGAAATTTTTAAACCGAAACTGGACATCCGGTATTCTGAAGAGGACGTTGTTTCTCATAATCAGAATAAAATCCGCAGTACCGCAGTAGATAATCCGAATGAGATTCTTCTATTGGCATCCAATTGTGATGTAGTAGGAATAGATGAAGCCCAGTTTTTTGATGAAAGCATTGTTGAGATATCGAATCAACTGGCCAACAGCGGTATTAGAGTCGTTATTGCAGGATTAGACATGGATTTCCTGGGACGTCCATTCGGGCCGATGCCCAATTTGATGGCGACTGCAGAATATGTCACAAAAGTGCATGCTATTTGCAAGAGAACAGGTAATCTTGCCAACTATTCTATGAGAACTTCTCAAGGGGACAATCTGGTAGAATTGGGAGAAACTGAAAGCTATGAAGCCGTAAGCCGTCGTGTTTTTATTGATGAAGTGCTTTCTAAAAGGAAGTAA
- a CDS encoding bifunctional UDP-N-acetylmuramoyl-tripeptide:D-alanyl-D-alanine ligase/alanine racemase, with translation MNYTVQQIAEITNAQVIGDKNLVVKNIAYDSRIIYSIRNTAFIAINTHKNSGEKFIEAAIDRGINIIISEHQYPQFENITWIIVKNSVDFLQRLAKYHFENSHLRSIGITGSNGKTIVKEWLYQCLWNEFPTVKSPKSFNSQIGLPLSLLQINDSHQLGIFEVGISHPEEMEKLEHIFHPQIGLLTHIGNAHAANFSSEEELIDEKIKLFKDSEIIIYNGDHSLVDQKIKKLYSDKKLISYGLKKENQVFIKKNNKDENIIVDYFGEEISFPAHQRDESTLTNAIALISVLKVLQIENQKIVEKINLLKAVEMRLEAIEGIKGNIVINDSFNLDLDSLKTALQFLKEYNKPKKSLVLTDIVGVNANSQELYEEVSELVNEQNFDSVFLIGDEISKFSELFKSKTFTFIDTKELIESKHLSEIENQIILLKGARKFEIEKLKDILELRKHDTVLEINLNAILHNINYHKSLLKPTTKMMAMVKANAYGLGSYEISEFLQHHHIDYLGVAFADEGVELRKKGITTPIIVMNPEQHSYQTIIEYNLEPEIYSFRVLELFYEAVQKSGYDKKYPIHIKLETGMHRLGFKDFELDQLSETLSEKNLKVQSMFSHLSSSDMPEEREFTMNQFKVFDKNSSYLIEKLGYAPLRHILNSSGITSYMDHQYDMVRIGIGMLGESPDSEIQKQLQSVVSFKTVISQISMVENGESVGYSRRFKADHLTKIATIPVGYADGIPRLIGNQVGSLGVNKTLAPIVGNICMDMMMINVENVPNVKEGDMVTVFNAKPSLKEFAGYCKTITYEVLTSISPRVKRIYIKD, from the coding sequence ATGAACTATACAGTACAACAAATTGCAGAGATCACCAATGCACAGGTTATTGGAGACAAAAATTTAGTGGTTAAAAATATAGCGTATGACAGCAGGATTATCTATTCTATTAGGAATACGGCATTTATTGCTATTAACACCCATAAAAATTCTGGTGAAAAGTTCATTGAAGCCGCTATAGACAGAGGTATCAATATTATTATTTCTGAACATCAGTATCCACAGTTTGAAAATATAACTTGGATCATCGTTAAGAATTCCGTGGATTTTCTACAACGATTAGCGAAGTATCATTTCGAAAATTCTCATTTACGATCCATTGGTATCACGGGAAGTAATGGAAAAACCATTGTAAAGGAATGGTTATACCAATGTTTATGGAACGAATTCCCTACTGTAAAAAGCCCTAAGAGCTTTAATTCTCAAATTGGACTCCCCCTTTCTCTTCTTCAAATTAATGATTCTCATCAGTTGGGAATTTTTGAAGTAGGAATTTCTCATCCGGAGGAAATGGAAAAACTTGAACATATTTTCCATCCCCAGATCGGATTGCTAACTCATATTGGAAATGCTCATGCTGCCAACTTTTCTTCTGAAGAAGAATTGATTGATGAAAAGATCAAACTTTTTAAAGATTCTGAAATCATCATTTATAATGGCGACCATTCTCTGGTAGATCAAAAAATAAAAAAATTATATTCAGATAAAAAATTAATCTCTTACGGATTAAAAAAAGAAAATCAGGTTTTCATCAAAAAAAATAATAAAGATGAAAACATCATTGTTGACTATTTTGGAGAAGAAATCAGTTTTCCGGCTCATCAGAGAGACGAATCAACATTAACCAATGCTATAGCACTGATCTCCGTCCTTAAGGTATTACAGATCGAAAATCAAAAGATCGTCGAAAAAATCAACCTTTTAAAGGCCGTCGAAATGAGGCTTGAAGCCATTGAAGGAATTAAGGGTAATATTGTTATCAATGATTCTTTCAATTTGGATCTTGATTCTTTGAAAACGGCTCTTCAATTTTTAAAGGAATACAACAAACCAAAAAAATCGTTGGTCTTAACTGACATTGTAGGAGTGAATGCCAATTCTCAGGAATTGTATGAAGAAGTTTCCGAATTGGTTAATGAACAAAATTTTGATTCAGTTTTTTTAATTGGTGATGAAATTTCAAAGTTTAGTGAATTATTTAAATCTAAAACATTTACTTTCATTGATACTAAAGAACTGATAGAAAGTAAGCATCTTTCTGAAATCGAAAATCAGATTATTCTTCTCAAAGGAGCCAGAAAATTTGAAATTGAAAAACTAAAAGATATTCTGGAACTCAGAAAACATGATACCGTTTTAGAAATTAATCTGAATGCGATTCTACACAATATTAATTACCATAAATCTCTTCTGAAGCCAACCACAAAAATGATGGCCATGGTAAAAGCGAATGCATATGGTTTGGGAAGTTATGAAATATCTGAATTTTTACAGCATCATCATATCGATTATCTGGGAGTAGCATTTGCTGATGAAGGGGTTGAACTTCGTAAAAAAGGAATCACTACTCCTATTATAGTAATGAACCCTGAACAACACAGTTATCAAACCATCATAGAATATAACCTGGAACCTGAGATCTATAGTTTCAGGGTTTTGGAACTTTTCTATGAAGCTGTTCAAAAATCCGGATATGATAAAAAGTATCCTATTCATATCAAACTTGAAACCGGAATGCACCGTCTTGGATTTAAAGATTTTGAATTGGATCAGCTGAGTGAAACTTTAAGTGAAAAGAATCTCAAAGTTCAGAGTATGTTCAGTCATTTATCTTCTTCAGATATGCCTGAGGAAAGAGAATTTACAATGAATCAATTCAAGGTATTTGATAAAAACTCCAGCTATCTGATCGAAAAACTAGGCTATGCCCCTCTACGACATATTTTAAATTCTTCAGGAATCACAAGCTATATGGATCATCAATATGATATGGTAAGAATTGGTATCGGAATGCTTGGAGAATCTCCTGATTCTGAAATTCAGAAACAATTACAGTCTGTGGTAAGTTTTAAAACCGTAATTTCACAAATATCAATGGTTGAAAACGGTGAATCTGTTGGGTACAGCAGAAGGTTTAAAGCTGACCACCTTACAAAGATCGCTACCATCCCTGTTGGATATGCTGATGGTATTCCAAGACTGATCGGAAATCAGGTTGGAAGCCTTGGGGTAAACAAAACATTAGCTCCAATTGTTGGAAATATCTGTATGGATATGATGATGATTAACGTGGAAAATGTTCCCAACGTAAAGGAAGGCGATATGGTAACCGTCTTTAATGCCAAACCAAGTTTAAAAGAATTCGCAGGATACTGCAAAACGATAACCTATGAAGTATTAACATCCATTTCCCCTCGGGTGAAACGGATCTACATAAAAGATTAA
- a CDS encoding patatin-like phospholipase family protein, giving the protein MRKLLILLFIFPLLWIQSQVKKDLVIPKNPKIGLSLAGGGAKGFSHVGVLKVLDSLGVKVDYIAGTSMGAIVGGLYASGYSGKEIEKIVMDTDFYSLIMDPKSRQEASFFNKSVDKYLLSIPLKNGKITLPSSISTGQRNVYLLKELLKNVANIEDFSKMPIPFLCVATNLESGNMQIFEKGDLVQSIMASSAFPSLMDPVKIGDSIYIDGAMTVNYPSKPLKDRGIDIVIGVDLNQDLSKREDLNNIISILNQVIDFGIKRDTRKQYKYTDINIKPNLKGMSATSYDEKKKILDSGYVEGLKYTQVLDQLPKRPFDRLRQRVNPIYSNVYKIDSISIEGSKIYGKNYTLGKMGLRLPSLQTYGNINKMVDKLVATNNYKFINYDIVQENDANYLKLYVTEDDARHFLRFGLHYDEVFKTGLLLNYSAKRLLFKNSNLSVDVIVGDKLRYYLNYFIDNGYIPGFGIYSSGMSFDLKNTDNNIIDKWEWVRNEAYIQSVWKDKFAIGGGISHDYFKAEINGDNRRYARFLNPYIFLKTDTQDDKEFPTKGIYFAAEGKVIDLLKSEVEKRIVQIKADLKINIPLGKQFTYRLNLFGGITLGEHLPDYYQFRLGGIFEQNVLNFKRFGGFYFAQLYTNNVILASNDLQFKFNKNYFISGNFSFANLSNDIKFEDAVKVNYSSLGITAGYKSPFGQIKVNFSHSLKNNQKGIFSVILGHWF; this is encoded by the coding sequence ATGAGAAAGCTCCTGATTCTTCTTTTCATATTCCCATTATTATGGATCCAATCGCAGGTAAAAAAAGACCTGGTGATTCCTAAGAACCCTAAAATTGGACTATCGCTTGCCGGTGGTGGTGCTAAAGGTTTTTCACATGTAGGAGTACTTAAAGTATTAGATTCATTAGGAGTAAAAGTAGATTATATTGCCGGAACCAGTATGGGAGCCATCGTTGGTGGTCTATACGCTTCAGGATATTCTGGTAAAGAAATAGAGAAAATCGTGATGGATACGGATTTCTATTCTTTAATTATGGATCCTAAATCCAGACAGGAAGCTAGCTTTTTTAATAAGTCTGTAGATAAATATCTTTTATCCATTCCCTTAAAAAACGGGAAAATTACCCTTCCCTCTTCCATCAGTACAGGACAAAGAAATGTCTATCTTTTAAAGGAACTTTTAAAAAATGTTGCCAATATTGAAGACTTTTCTAAAATGCCTATTCCTTTTTTATGTGTTGCTACCAATCTTGAAAGCGGCAATATGCAAATCTTTGAAAAAGGAGATTTAGTACAGTCTATTATGGCCAGTTCTGCCTTTCCGTCTTTAATGGATCCTGTTAAAATTGGTGACAGTATTTATATTGATGGAGCTATGACCGTCAATTATCCCTCAAAGCCCTTAAAGGACCGTGGAATTGATATCGTTATCGGTGTGGATCTTAACCAGGATCTCTCTAAAAGAGAAGATTTAAACAACATTATATCGATTCTGAACCAGGTTATTGATTTCGGGATCAAAAGAGATACCAGAAAACAATATAAATACACCGACATTAACATTAAACCTAACCTTAAAGGAATGTCTGCTACAAGCTATGATGAGAAGAAAAAAATCCTTGATAGCGGTTATGTAGAAGGTTTAAAATATACTCAAGTACTGGATCAATTACCCAAACGTCCCTTTGACCGTCTCAGACAGCGTGTCAATCCAATATATTCCAATGTATATAAAATAGATAGCATTTCCATAGAAGGCAGTAAAATTTACGGAAAAAACTATACCCTGGGTAAAATGGGACTGCGCCTTCCCTCTCTGCAAACCTATGGGAATATCAATAAAATGGTGGATAAATTGGTTGCCACCAACAACTACAAATTTATTAATTACGACATTGTTCAGGAAAACGATGCTAATTATTTAAAGCTGTATGTTACCGAAGATGATGCCAGACATTTCTTAAGATTTGGGCTGCATTATGATGAAGTATTTAAAACAGGATTGCTTCTGAATTACTCAGCAAAGAGGCTTTTATTTAAAAATTCCAACCTTTCGGTAGACGTAATTGTGGGAGATAAATTGAGATATTATCTGAATTACTTTATTGACAATGGGTATATTCCTGGGTTTGGTATTTATTCTTCAGGGATGAGCTTTGATCTGAAAAATACAGATAATAATATTATTGATAAATGGGAATGGGTAAGAAACGAAGCCTATATACAATCTGTTTGGAAAGATAAATTCGCTATTGGTGGTGGTATAAGCCATGATTACTTTAAAGCTGAAATTAACGGTGATAACAGACGTTATGCCCGCTTTTTAAATCCTTATATATTCTTAAAGACCGATACGCAGGATGACAAAGAATTTCCAACTAAAGGAATCTATTTTGCAGCCGAAGGAAAAGTAATAGACCTTTTAAAGTCTGAAGTTGAAAAAAGGATTGTCCAGATAAAAGCAGATTTAAAGATCAATATTCCGCTAGGAAAACAATTTACTTACCGTCTTAATTTATTTGGCGGAATCACTCTTGGAGAACATCTTCCAGACTATTATCAATTCAGACTAGGCGGAATCTTTGAACAAAATGTTCTCAATTTTAAACGTTTTGGAGGATTTTATTTTGCCCAATTATATACGAATAACGTAATATTGGCATCTAATGATCTCCAGTTTAAGTTTAATAAAAACTATTTTATCAGCGGAAACTTTAGCTTTGCCAACCTTTCAAATGATATTAAATTTGAAGATGCAGTTAAAGTAAATTATAGTTCGCTTGGCATTACGGCTGGATACAAATCTCCTTTTGGGCAGATTAAAGTTAACTTTAGCCACTCATTAAAAAACAATCAAAAAGGCATATTCAGTGTTATTTTAGGACACTGGTTTTAA
- the ybeY gene encoding rRNA maturation RNase YbeY codes for MIQFFYENLPESVDTDYKQWLEDLILSEGKKLGEINYIFCDDEYLLKINQDYLQHDYYTDIITFDYVKGKTISAEIFVSLQRISDNASTLSRDYEDELRRVLAHGVLHLIGYKDKTEEEEKEMRRMEDVYLTKYRDLRN; via the coding sequence ATGATACAATTCTTTTACGAAAATTTACCGGAGTCGGTAGATACAGATTACAAACAATGGCTGGAAGATTTAATTCTTTCAGAAGGAAAAAAACTAGGAGAAATCAACTACATTTTCTGTGATGATGAATATCTCTTGAAGATCAATCAGGATTATTTACAGCATGATTATTATACTGATATTATCACTTTTGATTATGTAAAAGGCAAGACAATAAGCGCTGAGATTTTCGTATCTTTGCAACGCATTTCTGATAATGCTTCTACCCTTTCCCGAGATTATGAAGATGAATTAAGAAGGGTTTTAGCCCACGGAGTTTTACACCTTATAGGCTATAAAGACAAGACGGAAGAAGAGGAAAAAGAGATGCGAAGAATGGAAGATGTGTACTTAACGAAGTATAGGGATTTGAGGAATTAA
- the mnmG gene encoding tRNA uridine-5-carboxymethylaminomethyl(34) synthesis enzyme MnmG, protein MISEIYDVIVVGAGHAGCEAAAAAANLGSKTLLITMNMQTIGQMSCNPAMGGIAKGQIVREIDAMGGYSGIIADKSAIQFKMLNLSKGPAMWSPRTQNDRMLFAEEWRLALENTPNLDFFQDMVKQLVVENNKVTGVITSLGIEIKAKSVVLTNGTFLNGLIHVGDKQLGGGRMGEPRAFGITEQLVTLGFEAGRMKTGTPPRVDGRSLDYSKMEEQKGDENPQKFSYLDTPKLTKQLSCHIVYTNETVHDILREGFDRSPMFNGTIQSLGPRYCPSIEDKINRFAERNRHQLFVEPEGWKTVEIYVNGFSSSLPEDVQIKAMKHIPGFENVKVFRPGYAIEYDYFPPTQLKHTLETKLIDNLYFAGQINGTTGYEEAAGQGLIAGINAHNKVHEKGDFILNRDEAYIGVLIDDLITKGTEEPYRMFTSRAEYRLLLRQDNADIRLTEKAYQLGLAKEERLRKVELKIAESQQLEEFLRETSLKPGVINPILESIESNPVDQAYRAAQFLTRPNITLEKLEAIDFIKETSSQYNDEVREQAEINIKYKGYIEKEKENVAKLNRLENIKIPEGFDYMNLSSLSAEAKQKMSNVRPKTIAQAGRISGVSPADINVLLVYLGR, encoded by the coding sequence ATGATTTCAGAAATATATGATGTAATCGTAGTAGGTGCAGGACATGCAGGATGTGAAGCCGCAGCAGCGGCAGCCAACCTGGGTTCAAAAACACTACTGATTACAATGAATATGCAGACCATCGGACAGATGAGTTGCAACCCGGCAATGGGTGGAATCGCAAAAGGACAAATCGTAAGAGAGATTGACGCGATGGGTGGATACTCCGGAATCATAGCAGACAAATCTGCCATCCAATTTAAAATGCTGAATCTTTCAAAAGGTCCTGCCATGTGGTCCCCAAGAACCCAAAATGATAGAATGCTTTTTGCCGAAGAATGGCGATTAGCATTAGAGAATACTCCTAATCTTGATTTCTTTCAGGATATGGTGAAACAACTCGTTGTTGAAAATAATAAAGTAACCGGAGTTATTACTTCTTTAGGAATTGAGATTAAAGCAAAATCAGTAGTTCTTACCAACGGAACTTTTTTGAATGGATTAATACATGTTGGCGATAAACAATTAGGTGGTGGAAGAATGGGTGAACCAAGAGCATTTGGTATTACCGAACAATTAGTCACTTTAGGTTTTGAAGCCGGAAGAATGAAAACAGGTACTCCACCAAGAGTTGATGGAAGAAGTTTGGATTATTCAAAAATGGAAGAACAGAAGGGAGATGAAAATCCGCAAAAGTTCAGTTATCTTGACACTCCAAAATTAACGAAACAATTAAGTTGTCATATTGTATATACTAACGAAACGGTACACGATATTCTTCGTGAAGGTTTCGATAGAAGTCCAATGTTCAATGGAACGATTCAAAGTTTAGGTCCAAGATATTGTCCAAGTATTGAAGATAAGATCAATCGTTTTGCAGAAAGAAACAGACACCAACTTTTCGTAGAACCGGAAGGATGGAAAACGGTGGAGATTTATGTAAACGGATTCAGTTCTTCTCTTCCAGAAGATGTACAGATCAAAGCAATGAAACATATTCCAGGATTTGAAAATGTAAAAGTTTTCCGTCCAGGATACGCCATTGAATACGACTACTTCCCTCCTACCCAGTTGAAGCATACCCTGGAAACAAAATTAATTGATAATTTATATTTCGCAGGACAGATCAACGGAACTACAGGATATGAAGAAGCAGCAGGACAAGGTCTGATTGCCGGAATCAACGCACATAATAAAGTTCACGAAAAAGGAGATTTTATTCTGAACAGAGACGAAGCTTATATTGGAGTACTAATTGATGATTTGATTACAAAAGGAACTGAAGAACCTTATCGAATGTTTACTTCACGTGCAGAATACAGACTTCTACTGAGACAAGATAATGCAGATATCAGATTAACTGAGAAAGCTTATCAACTAGGATTAGCAAAAGAAGAAAGATTAAGAAAGGTAGAATTGAAAATAGCTGAAAGTCAACAACTTGAAGAGTTTTTACGTGAAACTTCTTTAAAACCAGGTGTCATTAACCCTATTCTTGAATCTATAGAAAGTAATCCTGTAGATCAGGCTTACAGAGCTGCCCAGTTTCTAACAAGACCCAATATTACTTTAGAAAAACTTGAGGCAATTGATTTTATTAAAGAAACTTCTTCTCAATACAACGATGAAGTAAGAGAACAGGCTGAAATCAATATCAAGTACAAAGGATATATTGAAAAAGAAAAGGAGAACGTAGCTAAGCTAAACCGTCTGGAAAACATTAAAATCCCAGAAGGATTTGATTATATGAACCTTTCAAGCCTTTCTGCAGAAGCTAAACAGAAGATGTCTAACGTGCGTCCTAAGACGATTGCTCAGGCAGGAAGGATAAGTGGTGTTTCTCCAGCTGATATTAACGTCTTACTGGTGTATTTAGGACGTTAA